In Saccharomyces paradoxus chromosome IV, complete sequence, the DNA window TTGAAAAGGACGGCAAAACAACTGAAAACAACGAAGATTCTCAACTCATTGAATACCTTGGGGGATGACAACGCTCAAAGCCCAGAGGAAGTCAGAAAACATCATGTACTAAGTACTTACATTAAACGAAGACAGAATTTAGGTCTTTTACCGGCCTACATACCAAAAAAGTATAAGCACAGCCTACTGTTACCATTGGCATTGAATGACCATGCATGCCTGAATTTGTTTCACGTTCAacaaaaattggaaaatggCCCTCCATCTGCTAGGCTGTCATATACAAAAGAAGGAAGGAATCAAATATGGTTTGTCCGGTCGCCAATTAACAAGGGAAGGCAACAATCGAAAAAGCTGGGAACATTGATACGacaggaaagaaaagattctCAGAAAAATATCGACAACCTCAATATTTGCGAAATTAATGCTACATGGGCACTACATGAAGCCATTTGGGAGGAATACCTAGCGTCTAAAAAGATTATCAAATTAAATTTGCCGAAATACTTGGATTACACTGcgaatatttcaaaatctacTAAATATAATCCTGCAAATcataatcaaaaaattaaagaatgGGTAGATCCCGTGAGAGAAATAATGTTCAAATTGCAATCcaaaagttttcaaaaagttgaGTACTTTGACAAATATAAGGAAAAGCTTTTAAGGAAAGATGGTCAACTAGCacattttgataaaatgtCAAAAGAAATGTATGCCAAACGGttgaaacttttcaaaaaaatgactGAAGA includes these proteins:
- the RRG1 gene encoding Rrg1p (similar to YDR065W) is translated as MAQNFGKIPSHKSYVLSLYRTVLRNIPKYCHSYAFQYELKKNLAKQLIKHKHDKSSWSVYILLNEFSLLNDYLLEGKLCEIKNLMKPLKRTAKQLKTTKILNSLNTLGDDNAQSPEEVRKHHVLSTYIKRRQNLGLLPAYIPKKYKHSLLLPLALNDHACLNLFHVQQKLENGPPSARLSYTKEGRNQIWFVRSPINKGRQQSKKLGTLIRQERKDSQKNIDNLNICEINATWALHEAIWEEYLASKKIIKLNLPKYLDYTANISKSTKYNPANHNQKIKEWVDPVREIMFKLQSKSFQKVEYFDKYKEKLLRKDGQLAHFDKMSKEMYAKRLKLFKKMTEEALPYVTLFIEKRDLQSVLAKYGF